From Alloacidobacterium dinghuense:
TGAAGGCACGCGAGATTTCGAATGGCGTGCTGACGCCGTCCGCGGGACAAAACGACAAGGCTGGAAAATTTTCGAGCGAGGCGATTGAAGCGCTGGGCAACGCTGGACTGCTTGGCCTGATGCTGCCCGCGGAGTTTGGCGGCGCGGGGCTGGGCCCGCGCACGCTTGCTGCTGTGACGGCGACGCTCGCCGAGGCAGATGCTTCGGTAGCGATGGTGTATCTGATGCACATCCTCGGCACGGCGATGATTGCAGCGGCTCGGCCGGGTATAGCCGAGGCAGTAGCGCCGGTGCTGCGGGAGATCGGCGCGGGACTGCACCTGACCACACTCGCCATCAGTGAAGCCGGCTCGCGCAGCCATTTCTGGGCGCCGGTATCGCGGGCACACCGCAATGGCAAGGGCGTCCGTATCAGCGCGAAGAAATCGTGGGTGACGAGTGCGGGCCATGCCCATAGCTATGTGGTTTCGACGCTCGCACCAGAGGGTTCGGGGCCGACGGATTCGACAGTCTATCTTGTTGCGGCGGAGACGCGCGGGCTTTCGATTGCGGGGCCGTGGGACGGGTTGGGGCTTCGGGCCAACGCTTCGGCTCCGATTGCGCTGGAAGAGTGCGAGGTCTCCACGGATTTTCAGCTTACGGATGACAGCGCTGGATTTCCGACGATGATGAGCGTGCTGCTGCCGCTATTCAATCTGGGTTCGGCAGCAGTGGCGCTGGGATTGTGCCGGGCGGCGGTCGCGGCTACTGTGACGCATCTCAAGAACGCGAGATTCGAGCATCTGGGCCAGAGCCTCGGCGAGAGCCTGCCGACGCTGCGCGCGCATCTCGCGGAGATGCAGATTGAGACTGACAGCCTCGCGGCGCTCATTGACGATCTGGTCGAGCATCTTGAGGAGCCGCGCGATACGACGCTGCTGCGCGTGATGGAAAGCAAGGCGGCAGCAGGCGAGACGGCGATCAGCGTGACCT
This genomic window contains:
- a CDS encoding acyl-CoA dehydrogenase family protein is translated as MTHDAAVLKAREISNGVLTPSAGQNDKAGKFSSEAIEALGNAGLLGLMLPAEFGGAGLGPRTLAAVTATLAEADASVAMVYLMHILGTAMIAAARPGIAEAVAPVLREIGAGLHLTTLAISEAGSRSHFWAPVSRAHRNGKGVRISAKKSWVTSAGHAHSYVVSTLAPEGSGPTDSTVYLVAAETRGLSIAGPWDGLGLRANASAPIALEECEVSTDFQLTDDSAGFPTMMSVLLPLFNLGSAAVALGLCRAAVAATVTHLKNARFEHLGQSLGESLPTLRAHLAEMQIETDSLAALIDDLVEHLEEPRDTTLLRVMESKAAAGETAISVTSTAMRVCGGAAFSKHLGVERLFRDAHAGAVMAPTADVMREFIGKSLLGIPLF